In Mycobacterium tuberculosis H37Rv, a single window of DNA contains:
- the mrsA gene encoding phosphoglucosamine mutase (phospho-sugar mutase MrsA) — protein MGRLFGTDGVRGVANRELTAELALALGAAAARRLSRSGAPGRRVAVLGRDPRASGEMLEAAVIAGLTSEGVDALRVGVLPTPAVAYLTGAYDADFGVMISASHNPMPDNGIKIFGPGGHKLDDDTEDQIEDLVLGVSRGPGLRPAGAGIGRVIDAEDATERYLRHVAKAATARLDDLAVVVDCAHGAASSAAPRAYRAAGARVIAINAEPNGRNINDGCGSTHLDPLRAAVLAHRADLGLAHDGDADRCLAVDANGDLVDGDAIMVVLALAMKEAGELACNTLVATVMSNLGLHLAMRSAGVTVRTTAVGDRYVLEELRAGDYSLGGEQSGHIVMPALGSTGDGIVTGLRLMTRMVQTGSSLSDLASAMRTLPQVLINVEVVDKATAAAAPSVRTAVEQAAAELGDTGRILLRPSGTEPMIRVMVEAADEGVAQRLAATVADAVSTAR, from the coding sequence ATGGGTCGACTGTTTGGCACCGATGGTGTGCGCGGTGTCGCCAATCGCGAGTTGACCGCGGAACTGGCCCTGGCACTGGGCGCCGCGGCGGCGCGACGATTGTCGAGGTCGGGCGCACCGGGTCGGCGAGTCGCGGTGCTTGGCCGCGATCCGCGGGCCAGCGGCGAGATGCTGGAGGCCGCCGTGATCGCCGGCCTGACCAGTGAGGGCGTCGACGCGCTGCGGGTCGGGGTGTTGCCGACCCCCGCGGTGGCCTATCTGACCGGCGCCTACGACGCCGACTTCGGGGTGATGATCTCGGCGTCGCATAACCCGATGCCCGATAACGGCATCAAAATCTTCGGGCCCGGCGGCCACAAATTAGATGACGACACCGAGGATCAGATCGAGGATCTGGTCCTCGGCGTCTCCCGCGGACCCGGGTTGCGGCCGGCCGGCGCGGGGATTGGCCGCGTTATCGACGCCGAGGATGCGACCGAACGCTACCTGCGCCACGTGGCCAAGGCCGCCACCGCCCGGCTCGATGACCTGGCCGTGGTGGTCGACTGCGCTCATGGGGCCGCGTCGTCGGCGGCTCCGCGCGCCTACCGAGCGGCCGGTGCCCGGGTTATCGCGATCAACGCCGAACCCAACGGACGCAACATCAACGACGGCTGTGGATCGACTCACCTTGACCCGCTGCGGGCAGCGGTGCTCGCCCATCGGGCCGACCTGGGCCTGGCCCATGATGGAGACGCCGATCGGTGCCTGGCCGTCGACGCCAACGGTGACCTCGTCGACGGTGACGCCATCATGGTGGTGCTGGCGCTGGCAATGAAAGAGGCCGGTGAGTTGGCCTGCAACACATTGGTGGCCACCGTGATGAGTAACCTCGGGCTGCACCTAGCCATGCGCTCGGCCGGCGTCACCGTGCGTACAACCGCCGTCGGTGACCGCTACGTCCTCGAAGAGCTGCGGGCCGGTGACTACAGCCTCGGAGGCGAACAATCCGGCCACATCGTCATGCCGGCGCTGGGCTCCACCGGTGACGGCATCGTCACCGGGCTGCGGTTGATGACCCGCATGGTGCAGACCGGCTCGTCGTTGTCCGACCTGGCGTCGGCGATGCGGACGTTGCCGCAGGTGCTGATCAACGTCGAGGTTGTCGACAAGGCCACCGCCGCCGCGGCGCCCTCGGTCCGAACGGCGGTCGAGCAGGCCGCGGCCGAGCTGGGTGACACGGGTCGAATCCTCTTGCGCCCGTCCGGAACTGAGCCGATGATTCGGGTGATGGTGGAGGCAGCCGACGAGGGCGTCGCCCAGCGGCTGGCGGCCACGGTCGCCGACGCGGTGAGCACCGCGCGCTGA
- the rplM gene encoding 50S ribosomal protein L13, giving the protein MPTYAPKAGDTTRSWYVIDATDVVLGRLAVAAANLLRGKHKPTFAPNVDGGDFVIVINADKVAISGDKLQHKMVYRHSGYPGGLHKRTIGELMQRHPDRVVEKAILGMLPKNRLSRQIQRKLRVYAGPEHPHSAQQPVPYELKQVAQ; this is encoded by the coding sequence GTGCCCACGTACGCGCCCAAGGCGGGTGACACCACGCGATCGTGGTACGTCATCGACGCCACGGACGTGGTGCTTGGCCGCCTTGCCGTCGCGGCGGCCAACCTGCTGCGCGGCAAGCACAAGCCGACGTTCGCCCCCAATGTCGATGGCGGTGACTTCGTCATCGTGATCAACGCCGACAAGGTCGCCATCAGCGGCGACAAACTGCAGCACAAGATGGTTTACCGGCACTCGGGGTATCCCGGCGGCCTGCACAAGCGCACCATCGGTGAGCTAATGCAACGCCACCCCGACCGCGTGGTGGAAAAGGCGATCCTCGGCATGTTGCCCAAGAACAGGCTCAGCCGCCAGATCCAGCGCAAGCTTCGCGTCTACGCCGGCCCGGAGCATCCGCACAGCGCTCAGCAGCCGGTTCCGTACGAGCTCAAGCAGGTGGCGCAATGA
- the eccD4 gene encoding ESX-4 secretion system protein EccD4, producing the protein MPTSDPGLRRVTVHAGAQAVDLTLPAAVPVATLIPSIVDILGDRGASPATAARYQLSALGAPALPNATTLAQCGIRDGAVLVLHKSSAQPPTPRCDDVAEAVAAALDTTARPQCQRTTRLSGALAASCITAGGGLMLVRNALGTNVTRYSDATAGVVAAAGLAALLFAVIACRTYRDPIAGLTLSVIATIFGAVAGLLAVPGVPGVHSVLVAAMAAAATSVLAMRITGCGGITLTAVACCAVVVAAATLVGAITAAPVPAIGSLATLASFGLLEVSARMAVLLAGLSPRLPPALNPDDADALPTTDRLTTRANRADAWLTSLLAAFAASATIGAIGTAVATHGIHRSSMGGIALAAVTGALLLLRARSADTRRSLVFAICGITTVATAFTVAADRALEHGPWIAALTAMLAAVAMFLGFVAPALSLSPVTYRTIELLECLALIAMVPLTAWLCGAYSAVRHLDLTWT; encoded by the coding sequence ATGCCTACGTCTGATCCGGGACTGCGCCGGGTCACCGTACATGCCGGCGCCCAGGCCGTCGACCTGACCTTGCCCGCCGCGGTGCCCGTCGCGACTCTGATCCCGTCGATCGTCGACATCCTGGGTGACCGTGGCGCCAGCCCGGCGACGGCGGCGCGCTACCAGCTGTCTGCCCTGGGGGCGCCAGCTCTGCCAAACGCAACGACATTGGCGCAATGCGGTATCCGCGACGGCGCCGTCCTGGTCTTGCATAAGTCCAGCGCCCAGCCGCCCACCCCCCGCTGTGACGATGTGGCCGAAGCGGTGGCGGCGGCGCTTGACACCACAGCCCGGCCCCAATGCCAGCGCACGACCCGGCTCAGCGGTGCGCTGGCGGCAAGCTGCATCACCGCCGGCGGCGGCCTGATGCTGGTTCGAAACGCCCTCGGCACCAACGTAACCCGCTACTCCGACGCCACGGCCGGAGTTGTAGCGGCGGCCGGCTTGGCTGCCTTGCTGTTTGCGGTGATTGCATGCCGGACATATCGGGACCCGATCGCCGGCCTCACGTTGAGCGTTATCGCCACCATATTCGGTGCTGTTGCCGGCCTACTGGCGGTGCCCGGGGTCCCCGGTGTCCATAGCGTGCTAGTTGCCGCGATGGCGGCGGCCGCCACGTCGGTGCTGGCAATGCGCATAACGGGTTGTGGGGGTATCACGTTGACCGCGGTGGCGTGCTGCGCGGTAGTCGTCGCGGCCGCTACGCTGGTCGGCGCGATCACTGCGGCCCCGGTGCCTGCCATCGGTTCGCTGGCCACGCTGGCATCCTTTGGTCTGTTAGAGGTATCCGCGCGGATGGCAGTCCTGTTGGCGGGGTTGTCGCCACGATTGCCGCCCGCGCTGAACCCCGACGACGCCGATGCCCTGCCCACCACGGATCGGCTGACCACCCGAGCGAACCGTGCAGATGCTTGGTTGACGAGCCTGCTGGCGGCCTTCGCGGCCTCGGCGACCATCGGTGCCATCGGAACCGCCGTCGCAACCCACGGCATCCACAGGTCCAGCATGGGCGGTATCGCGTTGGCCGCCGTCACCGGTGCGCTGCTGCTGCTACGAGCACGTTCAGCAGACACCAGAAGGTCACTGGTGTTTGCCATCTGTGGAATCACCACCGTTGCAACGGCATTTACCGTCGCCGCGGATCGGGCTCTGGAACACGGGCCGTGGATTGCCGCGCTGACCGCCATGCTGGCCGCCGTGGCAATGTTTTTGGGCTTCGTCGCTCCCGCGTTGTCGCTCTCGCCCGTCACGTACCGCACCATCGAATTGCTGGAGTGTCTGGCGCTGATCGCAATGGTTCCATTGACCGCTTGGCTATGCGGCGCCTACAGCGCCGTTCGCCACCTCGACCTGACATGGACATGA
- the esxT gene encoding ESAT-6 like protein EsxT, whose amino-acid sequence MNADPVLSYNFDAIEYSVRQEIHTTAARFNAALQELRSQIAPLQQLWTREAAAAYHAEQLKWHQAASALNEILIDLGNAVRHGADDVAHADRRAAGAWAR is encoded by the coding sequence ATGAACGCAGACCCCGTGTTGTCGTACAACTTTGACGCCATCGAATACTCCGTTCGTCAGGAGATCCACACCACCGCGGCCCGTTTCAACGCTGCGCTGCAAGAGCTGAGGTCGCAGATCGCGCCGTTGCAGCAGCTCTGGACACGGGAAGCGGCCGCCGCCTACCACGCGGAGCAACTCAAGTGGCACCAGGCGGCCAGCGCGCTCAACGAGATCCTGATCGACTTGGGAAACGCGGTTCGCCACGGTGCCGACGACGTGGCGCATGCCGACCGGCGGGCGGCTGGAGCTTGGGCACGCTAG
- the eccC4 gene encoding ESX-4 secretion system protein EccC4, producing the protein MNSGPACATADILVAPPPELRRSEPSSLLIRLLPVVMSVATVGVMVTVFLPGSPATRHPTFLAFPMMMLVSLVVTAVTGRGRRHVSGIHNDRVDYLGYLSVLRTSVTQTAAAQHVSLNWTHPDPATLWTLIGGPRMWERRPGAADFCRIRVGVGSAPLATRLVVGQLPPAQRADPVTRAALRCFLAAHATIADAPIAIPLRVGGPIAIDGDPTKVRGLLRAMICQLAVWHSPEELLIAGVVSDRNRAHWDWLKWLPHNQHPNACDALGPAPMVYSTLAEMQNALAATVLAHVVAIVDTAERGNGAITGVITIEVGARRDGAPPVVRCAGEVTALACPDQLEPQDALVCARRLAAHRVGHSGRTFIRGSGWAELVGIGDVAAFDPSTLWRNVNQHDRLRVPIGVTPDGTAVQLDIKEAAEQGMGPHGLCVGATGSGKSELLRTIALGMMARNSPEVLNLLLVDFKGGATFLDLAGAPHVAAVITNLAEEAPLVARMQDALAGEMSRRQQLLRMAGHLVSVTAYQRARQTGAQLPCLPILFIVVDEFSELLSQHPEFVDVFLAIGRVGRSLGMHLLLASQRLDEGRLRGLETHLSYRMCLKTWSASESRNVLGTQDAYQLPNTPGAGLLQTGTGELIRFQTAFVSGPLRRASPSAVHPVAPPSVRPFTTHAAAPVTAGPVGGTAEVPTPTVLHAVLDRLVGHGPAAHQVWLPPLDEPPMLGALLRDAEPAQAELAVPIGIVDRPFEQSRVPLTIDLSGAAGNVAVVGAPQTGKSTALRTLIMALAATHDAGRVQFYCLDFGGGALAQVDELPHVGAVAGRAQPQLASRMLAELESAVRFREAFFRDHGIDSVARYRQLRAKSAAESFADIFLVIDGWASLRQEFAALEESIVALAAQGLSFGVHVALSAARWAEIRPSLRDQIGSRIELRLADPADSELDRRQAQRVPVDRPGRGLSRDGMHMVIALPDLDGVALRRRSGDPVAPPIPLLPARVDYDSVVARAGDELGAHILLGLEERRGQPVAVDFGRHPHLLVLGDNECGKTAALRTLCREIVRTHTAARAQLLIVDFRHTLLDVIESEHMSGYVSSPAALGAKLSSLVDLLQARMPAPDVSQAQLRARSWWSGPDIYVVVDDYDLVAVSSGNPLMVLLEYLPHARDLGLHLVVARRSGGAARALFEPVLASLRDLGCRALLMSGRPDEGALFGSSRPMPLPPGRGILVTGAGDEQLVQVAWSPPP; encoded by the coding sequence ATGAATTCAGGGCCGGCGTGCGCGACTGCGGACATCCTGGTTGCCCCGCCGCCCGAGTTGCGGCGGTCGGAACCGTCCAGCCTGCTGATTCGCCTGCTCCCGGTCGTCATGTCGGTGGCGACCGTGGGTGTCATGGTGACGGTGTTCTTGCCGGGCTCGCCGGCCACGCGCCACCCCACGTTTCTGGCCTTCCCAATGATGATGCTGGTCTCGTTGGTGGTGACTGCGGTAACCGGACGCGGCCGGCGGCATGTCTCCGGTATCCACAACGACCGTGTCGACTACCTCGGGTACCTGAGTGTCTTGCGCACATCTGTCACCCAAACGGCTGCAGCACAACACGTATCACTGAACTGGACGCATCCCGATCCTGCCACCTTGTGGACATTGATCGGTGGTCCGCGAATGTGGGAGCGTCGACCGGGTGCTGCCGACTTCTGTCGCATCCGTGTCGGAGTTGGATCTGCACCGCTGGCCACCCGCTTGGTGGTCGGGCAGCTTCCGCCGGCGCAGCGTGCGGATCCGGTCACCCGCGCCGCGCTGCGCTGTTTCCTTGCCGCACACGCGACCATTGCGGATGCGCCCATCGCGATCCCCTTGCGGGTCGGCGGTCCGATCGCCATCGACGGTGACCCGACCAAGGTCCGCGGGCTGCTGCGGGCGATGATCTGCCAGCTGGCCGTATGGCACTCACCGGAGGAGTTGCTGATCGCCGGCGTGGTCAGTGACCGCAACCGCGCGCACTGGGATTGGCTGAAATGGCTGCCGCACAACCAACATCCGAATGCCTGTGATGCCTTGGGGCCAGCCCCGATGGTGTACTCGACCCTGGCAGAGATGCAAAATGCGCTAGCCGCAACGGTATTGGCCCACGTTGTTGCGATCGTCGACACGGCCGAACGTGGCAACGGCGCGATCACCGGCGTGATCACGATCGAGGTGGGCGCCAGACGAGACGGTGCACCGCCGGTGGTCAGATGTGCCGGCGAAGTGACAGCGCTAGCGTGCCCGGACCAGCTGGAGCCTCAAGACGCGCTGGTATGCGCCCGTCGGCTGGCCGCTCACCGGGTCGGGCACTCGGGTCGCACGTTCATCCGTGGCTCGGGTTGGGCGGAACTGGTCGGCATCGGCGATGTGGCCGCTTTCGATCCGAGCACGTTGTGGCGCAACGTAAACCAACATGATCGGCTCCGTGTCCCGATCGGAGTCACGCCCGACGGTACCGCCGTGCAGCTAGACATCAAGGAAGCCGCGGAACAGGGCATGGGTCCACACGGGCTGTGCGTCGGCGCCACCGGATCAGGCAAATCGGAGCTGCTGCGTACCATCGCGCTGGGGATGATGGCACGCAATTCGCCCGAAGTCCTCAACCTCCTTCTGGTCGACTTCAAGGGTGGTGCAACATTTCTCGACCTCGCGGGAGCCCCACATGTAGCCGCGGTCATCACCAACCTTGCCGAGGAAGCACCGCTGGTCGCACGGATGCAAGACGCATTGGCCGGCGAGATGAGCCGCCGGCAACAGCTGCTGCGGATGGCAGGCCACTTGGTCAGTGTCACGGCATATCAGCGGGCACGCCAAACGGGTGCGCAACTTCCCTGCCTGCCGATCCTGTTCATCGTCGTCGACGAGTTTTCCGAATTGCTGAGCCAACATCCCGAATTCGTCGACGTGTTCCTCGCGATCGGTCGGGTGGGCCGGTCGCTGGGCATGCATTTGCTGCTGGCCAGTCAGCGGCTCGACGAGGGCCGACTGCGTGGACTGGAAACCCATCTGTCCTATCGAATGTGCCTGAAAACGTGGTCCGCCAGTGAATCACGCAACGTGCTCGGGACGCAGGACGCATATCAACTGCCCAACACCCCCGGTGCGGGCTTGCTGCAAACGGGAACCGGAGAGCTGATCCGATTTCAGACCGCGTTCGTTTCCGGGCCGCTTCGACGGGCGAGTCCCTCAGCGGTCCACCCGGTAGCCCCGCCGTCGGTGCGACCGTTCACCACGCACGCTGCGGCGCCGGTCACAGCCGGTCCCGTCGGCGGGACAGCCGAGGTGCCCACGCCTACCGTCTTGCATGCGGTGCTCGACCGGCTGGTCGGTCATGGACCGGCTGCGCATCAAGTCTGGCTACCGCCGCTGGACGAGCCACCGATGCTGGGCGCCCTACTGCGTGACGCTGAGCCGGCGCAGGCCGAGCTGGCCGTACCCATCGGCATTGTCGATCGGCCGTTCGAGCAGTCACGGGTGCCGCTGACGATCGACTTGTCCGGGGCCGCAGGCAATGTCGCGGTCGTAGGTGCACCGCAAACGGGCAAGTCAACCGCGCTGCGGACGCTGATCATGGCGTTGGCTGCTACCCACGATGCGGGCCGGGTGCAGTTCTATTGTTTGGACTTCGGCGGCGGGGCGCTGGCCCAGGTGGACGAACTGCCGCATGTGGGTGCCGTGGCCGGCAGGGCGCAGCCGCAGCTGGCATCGCGGATGCTCGCCGAACTGGAGTCGGCCGTGCGATTTCGGGAGGCATTCTTCCGCGACCACGGCATCGACTCGGTGGCGCGGTACCGCCAGCTGCGAGCAAAGTCGGCCGCTGAGTCTTTTGCGGACATATTTCTTGTCATCGACGGCTGGGCAAGCTTACGCCAGGAGTTCGCGGCCCTTGAGGAGTCGATCGTTGCCCTGGCAGCTCAAGGGCTTTCATTCGGCGTACATGTGGCGCTATCGGCAGCACGGTGGGCGGAGATCAGGCCGTCGCTGCGGGATCAGATCGGCAGTCGAATCGAGTTACGGCTGGCGGATCCCGCGGATTCCGAATTGGACCGTAGGCAGGCGCAACGGGTGCCGGTCGACAGACCGGGCCGTGGCCTCTCCCGCGACGGGATGCACATGGTGATCGCCCTGCCCGACCTGGATGGAGTTGCGCTACGACGCCGAAGTGGTGATCCGGTGGCGCCCCCGATACCGCTACTGCCCGCGCGCGTGGACTACGACAGCGTCGTGGCCCGAGCCGGCGACGAACTCGGTGCGCACATCTTGCTCGGCCTCGAGGAACGTCGAGGCCAGCCGGTGGCCGTCGATTTCGGACGCCACCCGCACCTGCTGGTGCTGGGCGACAACGAGTGCGGAAAGACGGCCGCGTTGCGGACCCTGTGCCGCGAGATCGTCCGGACCCATACCGCCGCGCGAGCCCAACTTCTCATCGTCGACTTCCGGCACACCCTGCTCGACGTCATCGAGTCGGAACATATGAGCGGCTACGTCAGCTCGCCGGCGGCGCTGGGTGCCAAGCTGTCGAGTCTGGTCGACCTGCTCCAGGCGCGGATGCCCGCCCCGGATGTGAGCCAGGCGCAGCTGCGAGCCAGGTCCTGGTGGTCGGGTCCGGATATCTATGTCGTGGTCGACGACTACGACCTGGTTGCGGTCTCATCGGGCAACCCGCTGATGGTCTTGCTCGAATATTTGCCGCACGCAAGAGATCTCGGTTTACACCTGGTGGTGGCGCGGCGCAGCGGGGGTGCTGCTCGGGCGCTGTTCGAGCCGGTGCTTGCCAGCCTGCGTGACCTGGGCTGCCGGGCACTGCTGATGAGCGGACGTCCGGATGAAGGCGCACTGTTCGGGTCGAGCCGCCCGATGCCGCTGCCACCGGGCCGGGGCATCCTGGTCACCGGTGCCGGTGACGAGCAACTGGTTCAAGTCGCCTGGAGCCCACCCCCGTGA
- the mycP4 gene encoding membrane-anchored mycosin (serine proteas (subtilisin-like protease) (subtilase-like) (mycosin-4)) yields MTTSRTLRLLVVSALATLSGLGTPVAHAVSPPPIDERWLPESALPAPPRPTVQREVCTEVTAESGRAFGRAERSAQLADLDQVWRLTRGAGQRVAVIDTGVARHRRLPKVVAGGDYVFTGDGTADCDAHGTLVAGIIAAAPDAQSDNFSGVAPDVTLISIRQSSSKFAPVGDPSSTGVGDVDTMAKAVRTAADLGASVINISSIACVPAAAAPDDRALGAALAYAVDVKNAVIVAAAGNTGGAAQCPPQAPGVTRDSVTVAVSPAWYDDYVLTVGSVNAQGEPSAFTLAGPWVDVAATGEAVTSLSPFGDGTVNRLGGQHGSIPISGTSYAAPVVSGLAALIRARFPTLTARQVMQRIESTAHHPPAGWDPLVGNGTVDALAAVSSDSIPQAGTATSDPAPVAVPVPRRSTPGPSDRRALHTAFAGAAICLLALMATLATASRRLRPGRNGIAGD; encoded by the coding sequence ATGACCACGTCCCGTACCCTGCGCCTGCTGGTGGTATCAGCGCTCGCGACGCTGTCTGGGTTGGGAACGCCGGTTGCCCACGCGGTTTCGCCGCCGCCGATCGACGAAAGATGGCTACCCGAATCTGCGCTGCCGGCGCCGCCGCGGCCGACCGTACAACGTGAGGTATGCACCGAGGTCACCGCCGAATCGGGACGGGCTTTCGGCCGGGCTGAGCGGTCCGCTCAACTCGCCGACCTCGACCAGGTCTGGCGACTCACCCGCGGCGCCGGCCAACGGGTCGCGGTCATCGACACCGGCGTTGCGCGCCATCGACGGTTGCCCAAGGTGGTTGCCGGCGGTGACTATGTCTTCACCGGGGACGGCACCGCGGATTGCGATGCACACGGCACGCTGGTGGCCGGAATTATCGCGGCCGCACCGGATGCGCAAAGCGACAATTTCAGCGGGGTGGCACCCGATGTCACCTTGATCAGCATTCGCCAGTCCAGCAGCAAGTTCGCACCGGTCGGCGACCCGTCCAGCACAGGTGTTGGTGACGTCGACACCATGGCGAAGGCCGTGCGGACGGCCGCCGACCTCGGCGCGTCGGTGATCAACATCTCGTCGATTGCCTGCGTTCCGGCCGCGGCTGCGCCGGACGACCGCGCGCTAGGTGCCGCTTTGGCCTATGCGGTCGATGTCAAGAACGCCGTCATCGTGGCCGCGGCCGGCAATACCGGCGGCGCCGCGCAGTGTCCGCCGCAGGCCCCCGGGGTAACCCGGGACAGCGTCACGGTTGCGGTGAGTCCGGCCTGGTACGACGACTACGTGCTGACCGTAGGTTCGGTGAACGCCCAAGGCGAACCCTCGGCATTCACTCTCGCCGGCCCCTGGGTGGATGTCGCCGCCACCGGCGAGGCGGTGACCTCGCTCAGCCCGTTCGGTGACGGGACCGTGAACAGGCTTGGCGGACAGCATGGTTCGATTCCGATATCCGGAACCAGTTATGCGGCGCCGGTCGTCAGCGGCCTGGCCGCCCTGATCCGGGCCCGCTTTCCGACGTTGACCGCACGGCAGGTGATGCAGCGCATCGAATCTACCGCGCATCACCCACCCGCCGGATGGGATCCGCTCGTCGGCAACGGCACGGTCGATGCCCTGGCTGCGGTCAGCAGCGACTCGATTCCGCAGGCCGGCACCGCAACGAGCGACCCCGCTCCGGTGGCGGTGCCGGTCCCTAGGCGGTCAACGCCCGGCCCATCGGATCGCCGCGCCCTACACACCGCCTTTGCTGGTGCCGCGATCTGCCTGCTCGCGCTGATGGCAACCCTGGCCACCGCCAGCCGCCGGCTACGGCCCGGGCGCAACGGTATCGCGGGCGACTGA
- the esxU gene encoding ESAT-6 like protein EsxU, whose protein sequence is MSTPNTLNADFDLMRSVAGITDARNEEIRAMLQAFIGRMSGVPPSVWGGLAAARFQDVVDRWNAESTRLYHVLHAIADTIRHNEAALREAGQIHARHIAAAGGDL, encoded by the coding sequence GTGAGCACACCGAACACGCTGAACGCCGACTTTGACCTGATGCGTTCGGTTGCGGGTATCACGGACGCCCGCAATGAGGAAATCCGTGCGATGCTGCAGGCATTCATCGGCCGCATGAGCGGTGTGCCGCCGTCGGTGTGGGGTGGGCTCGCGGCCGCTCGGTTCCAGGATGTGGTGGATCGCTGGAACGCCGAGTCGACGCGGCTCTACCACGTCCTGCACGCGATCGCCGACACCATCCGCCACAACGAGGCCGCGCTGCGGGAAGCCGGCCAAATCCATGCCCGCCACATCGCCGCCGCCGGCGGCGACCTATAG
- the rpsI gene encoding 30S ribosomal protein S9, translated as MTETTPAPQTPAAPAGPAQSFVLERPIQTVGRRKEAVVRVRLVPGTGKFDLNGRSLEDYFPNKVHQQLIKAPLVTVDRVESFDIFAHLGGGGPSGQAGALRLGIARALILVSPEDRPALKKAGFLTRDPRATERKKYGLKKARKAPQYSKR; from the coding sequence ATGACCGAAACCACCCCAGCCCCGCAAACCCCGGCGGCCCCGGCCGGGCCCGCACAATCGTTCGTGTTGGAGCGGCCCATCCAGACCGTTGGGCGCCGTAAGGAGGCCGTGGTACGAGTGCGGCTGGTGCCCGGCACCGGCAAGTTCGACCTCAACGGCCGCAGCTTGGAGGACTACTTCCCAAACAAGGTGCACCAGCAGTTGATCAAGGCACCCCTGGTCACCGTGGATCGGGTGGAAAGTTTCGACATCTTTGCCCACCTGGGCGGCGGCGGCCCGTCGGGTCAGGCCGGCGCGCTGCGCCTGGGTATCGCCCGGGCATTGATTCTGGTATCGCCGGAGGACCGGCCCGCGCTGAAGAAGGCCGGCTTCTTGACCCGTGATCCACGCGCCACCGAGCGCAAGAAGTACGGCCTGAAGAAGGCCCGCAAGGCGCCCCAGTACAGCAAGCGCTGA